Genomic window (Agrobacterium larrymoorei):
TATATAAATTTATATAATGATAGTGCGAGGTGCGCGAGAAATTCAACCCTTTCTGAGCTAGGGCAGACGGAAAAAATTTCCAAGATTGGGAGCGATGAGAGTGAAAAAAGACGAGACCGGTAATGGGGGCGAACGAAGACCGCATGTTCCGAAGGTGAAATGCCGCGCTATCGGTACGGCGTCCGATTTTCTAAAAGCGATGTCTAACCCGGTACGCCTTTCCATCCTGTGCGTCCTGATGGAAGGCGCGCGGACCGTCGGCGAATTGGAGGAGATTCTCGACGTTCACCAGCCCACTCTGTCGCAACAGATCGGTGAGTTGCGGGACGCTGGCATCATCGTTGGAGCGAGGCAGGCGAAAGCGGTTCTTTATCGTTTAGCAGACCCGCGTGCAGGGCAGATCATCGGTCACTTGAGGCTGCTGTTTCCAGATGCCGACGCCTCGGCAATCTGGAAGGGAACGCAATTCACCTCATCAACCGTTACGCCAATGAGTTGATCAACGTTCTTCTCCTAAAGAATGTCTGATCCGAGGTCCTCAGACGGAACCACGTTGGTAACTGTCATAGGTCGACGGAAAAGCAGGAGACCTACTCTGCCG
Coding sequences:
- a CDS encoding ArsR/SmtB family transcription factor; the encoded protein is MKKDETGNGGERRPHVPKVKCRAIGTASDFLKAMSNPVRLSILCVLMEGARTVGELEEILDVHQPTLSQQIGELRDAGIIVGARQAKAVLYRLADPRAGQIIGHLRLLFPDADASAIWKGTQFTSSTVTPMS